In Desulfatiglans anilini DSM 4660, the sequence TCCCGGGCCGGCCTCTTTCCTGACTGCCTTCCATCTGGAGAGGTTCTTTTTGGCCGATTTCGGCATCGATCTGCACCGCTGCCCGTGCGGCGGCGTGCAGGGCGCCTCCCCGCACCAGACGCCTGTTTTCTTGATATCAGAGAAAAAGAGACTTCGCCCGATAATGAGCAGGCATCGCAAACCCATCGTCCCAGAATGGATATTATATGATTTATTTAGTTTTTACAATGTGTTTGGAGATATATGAAGCATCGGAGCCAAGCAACAAAAAAGCCCTATCAGGAGCATCCTCCCAACAAGGCCGGTTGAACAGTTCGGTGAATCACAGAACCCGGCTCGCCCTTAACGCCTTTCCAAAAGGGTTGGCCAACCCCGGACGGTGATCAGCTCACAGCGTCCTTCAGCGATTTGCCCGGAACAAATTTCGGAACGCTTCTGGCCGGTATGTCGATCGTTGCACCGGTCTGGGGGTTTCTTCCCTGCCTGGCCGGCCTTTCGTCCACCTTGAAGGTCCCGAAACCGATCAGGGTGACCTTTTCCTTTTGCTGAAGGGCCTCTGTGATCGACCCGAAAACCGCGTCTACGGCTTTCATGGCGTCTTTTTTGCTGCCAAGCACCTGCGCTACCTCGTTGACCAAATCACCTTTGTTCATCTCTTTCCTCCCTTTTTGAAGTTGTCGAACTCCGATGAAACCACTCTGTTGCTGGTGATAATCCAATCCGGCCAGCATTTCAATAGAAAAATCTCGTCAGGCGGGGGCTTGAAGCCCTTCCGAGAAGAATTTCCGGCGCATTTCCCCCCCCTGATAGGCACCTGCTTCGTCCTGAAGGATCCGTCCAGGGTCGAAACCGATCAGGACGCGGGCGGCAGGTAGTCCACCCTGACATTGTGAAGCGCATGGAAGATGTTCCCCTTGATCTTCCTGTTCGCGCGCTGCAGGGCGGCCAGAAGCTCCTTGATCTCTCGCCGCTTCGAGGAGCCGGCGCTCGGACAGGCGAGCTCGACCCGAGGCCAGCCCATCTCACGGGCGTAGCGTGAGAGGTGGGTCTCCGGCACCTCATAGAGCGGCCGGATCACCGTAATCCGGCCGTCGAAGAATCTCTGGACGGGGAGCATGGTGCTGATGGAGCCCCCGTAAAAGAGATTCAGCAGGAATGTCTC encodes:
- a CDS encoding HU family DNA-binding protein, with the protein product MNKGDLVNEVAQVLGSKKDAMKAVDAVFGSITEALQQKEKVTLIGFGTFKVDERPARQGRNPQTGATIDIPARSVPKFVPGKSLKDAVS